Proteins from a single region of Carassius gibelio isolate Cgi1373 ecotype wild population from Czech Republic chromosome B15, carGib1.2-hapl.c, whole genome shotgun sequence:
- the LOC127972643 gene encoding TLC domain-containing protein 5, translating to MSPLVLGVGVCLAGWIALYALLCYTNGSCGYEWNCRLVTLFHGILAVCITAYIGYIDGPWPFTYPGTKNTPLQITAMVVSLGYFIFDMAWCVYYRTEGLVMLAHHTMSILGILLTLWLEESGIESCAVLFGSEITNPLLQTRWFLKHSGRYDSFLGDVVDVLFVLLFVFMRIFVGGTMLYCELISPRPKFIIKCGGVAMYALSWVFMVDIARFAYRKSQLKSQRWMNRRRLAEVNGQDVKRD from the exons ATGTCGCCGTTGGTGCTGGGAGTCGGAGTGTGCTTAGCTGGGTGGATTGCTCTTTATGCTTTGCTGTGCTACACAAACGGCTCTTGTGGCTATGAATGGAACTGTCGTCTAGTTACACTCTTCCATGGCATCCTTGCAGTCTGTATAACTGCTTACATTGGATACATAGATGGACCGTGGCCTTTCACCTACCCAG GTACAAAGAACACCCCTCTGCAGATCACCGCTATGGTGGTCAGTCTGGGCTACTTTATCTTTGACATGGCCTGGTGTGTATACTACCGCACAGAGGGCCTGGTGATGCTTGCCCACCACACCATGAGCATCCTGGGTATTCTGCTCACTCTGTGGCTGGAGGAGTCAGGCATCGAGTCTTGCGCCGTGCTGTTTGGCAGCGAGATCACAAACCCCCTCCTTCAGACGCGCTGGTTTTTGAAACACTCGGGCCGCTATGACAGCTTCCTCGGAGATGTGGTGGACGTTCTGTTCGTGCTGCTGTTTGTGTTCATGCGTATTTTCGTGGGTGGCACCATGTTGTACTGTGAGCTGATCTCTCCAAGACCCAAGTTTATCATTAAATGTGGCGGTGTGGCCATGTACGCGCTGTCCTGGGTGTTCATGGTGGACATCGCCCGCTTCGCATACCGCAAATCCCAGCTCAAATCCCAGCGCTGGATGAATCGGCGCAGGCTGGCGGAGGTCAACGGGCAGGATGTGAAGAGAGACTGA